The Cryptococcus neoformans var. neoformans B-3501A chromosome 7, whole genome shotgun sequence genome window below encodes:
- a CDS encoding hypothetical protein (Match to ESTs gb|CF191312.1|CF191312, gb|CF191311.1|CF191311; HMMPfam hit to RNB, RNB-like protein, score: 409.2, E(): 5e-120), with the protein MADPVSPTPDHQPQATLAPPPAHPSRPSSANSQKSNSSRGRGKNANGGSSNMSRTNSNTSGQSDSGRSDKKRQSGPTTTISGGKGKGKGKNQDKEKESEKKGASSEVEKPQKNNSQKGRRSASGRKPHLTSTNESSRTVSRNSEGENMPADAGSAQSAPGPKSIHAPVSAPRTAIEAAVEAATKKHRSQTGGDALASLQKMISDLKTLPATSGPASGSSAGSRSTSVTRDPPSSSSAKTEPIAIPNAPNSGSHKTLKADAPTFTPSFQSFSPVASTSGLSVSPNTTMPTLTQLHPRSQSQSNGAHHRRNSASSMSSVNFAPPFNPSPIQAFGNPLPPFYQTPLSVHAEADGESLSPLSFAQHASFQYQQQQLLAAQQQQYQYIQLLQAQLAASQLAHQQAQQAAQHQNQQMGNFIAPRFQALAAQRAASQQQQQAAQLAQAQQVFELQQAQLLLQQEEATRTSVRAAAEAAHPQDQPVFEEESPELQPHTVGPTGRPQLAPSFTFGAKSKHGATESVSERGSGRESLSPAQSSRSPIVVNRSEGIGGAAATGLAGLAARAHKRTGSEMSSVLQQQFAIQQEIEALQAKQKALMQQDLTQQGDNPLTQLNTAYAQKQTPSQTLSRHRRVQSSLPSASVPVDFEREQDQPRSMKSVGEMPPPPIPSGHGRRHSVNILNKAAGSGMGFGLADDIPEDVVAPSGHRRSSSRSGLESGSWRLGASSGNAQSSQNQVADLAAAQAQLQSLAQFRAAAGGGHSKMASFSFPNMLPNLLAATTLQAPVGQSLWQQQQAFQMQLQQTTQGPQRKSLFAPYLPQASLPPLLQAGKLVVGVLRVNKKNRSDAYVATDVLDADIYICGSKDRNRALEGDIVAVELLDVDEVWSTKKDKEEKKRKKEENATYDLKPSTVKKLEKKKDDVEVEGQGLTLFDDEEVNDDTKPTYAGHVVAVVERMPGQLFSGQLGVLRPSSAATKEKQELERREREGEKARKEEPETRPKIVWFKPTDKRVPLIAIPTEQAPADFIDNPDAYSNKLFVATIKRWPITSLHPFGTLVEELGAIGNSEVETSALLKDCNFPTEEFSEMTMKCLPPMPWSVPEREYDVRTDLREERVFTIDPPHSKDLDDALSFKDNKDGTFTVGVHIADVSFFVKANAQLDREARKRATSVYLVQRAVPMFPPLLSEDLCSLVPDYERLTFSAIFTVDEEGNVLQKKFAKTIVKSCAKLTYDDALTVVKGGALPRSKTSRIHLATDIEGDIRSLHSIASKMRARRIENGAMVVSSSKVSFEFDAQGRPVDCQTYQNGEASVIVEEFMLLTNQSVARIIANALPEQALLRRHEPPSERRLESFVARATKLGFDMDPTSAGTLQKSFDKVLDNDSALCIDLLRKKVIQRARYFCAGMLDIAKFAHWGLNTPLYTHFTSPIRRYADVLVHRMLDACLTSPNPNEVKFLMDRDQVAKAAQQCNMKKQSAKLAEEQSVHLFLCILINDLTEHYGPVVREARVTNVLETAFDVIIPEFGVEKRVHVDKMPVETAVYDEHRDILSLYWTTKDVISHLADTTEDKRLLKIKSHGEQRALGSSTSQATDDTALFDGNSPDVVSKQYAKSAHPSPLKFEGLRSVDGGHKVQDVKELMSLPVIITSDMTKSPPVLVVYACNPYAT; encoded by the exons ATGGCCGATCCTGTGTCCCCAACTCCGGATCATCAGCCTCAAGCCACCCTTGCGCCCCCTCCggcccatccttctcgtccaAGTTCTGCAAACTCTCAAAAGAGTAATTCTTCTAGGGGTCGTGGTAAAAATGCAAATGGAGGATCATCTAACATGTCTCGAACCAACTCAAACACTTCTGGCCAGTCAGACAGTGGACGAAGCGATAAAAAGAGGCAGAGCGGCCCCACAACCACAATCAGCGGTGGT aaaggaaaagggaaaggaaagaaccaggataaggagaaggaaagtgAGAAAAAAGGCGCTTCTTCGGAGGTCGAAAAACCTCAGAAGAACAACAGTcagaaagggagaaggtcGGCCTCCGGGAGAAAACCGCATCTTACCAGTACAAACGAATCCTCGCGTACTGTGTCGCGAAACTCGGAGGGTGAAAACATGCCGGCGGATGCGGGTTCAGCGCAGTCTGCACCCGGGCCGAAATCGATCCACGCTCCCGTGTCTGCTCCAAGAACTGCAATCGAAGCCGCGGTGGAGGCTGCAACCAAGAAGCACAGATCACAAACAGGTGGCGATGCTCTTGCGAGCTTGCAGAAGATGATTTCTGATCTAAAGACCCTACCTGCCACCTCTGGACCTGCAAGTGGGAGTTCTGCCGGATCGAGGTCGACTAGTGTCACTCGGGaccctccctcctcttcttcggctAAAACCGAGCCAATCGCTATTCCTAATGCTCCCAACTCGGGATCTCACAAGACTCTGAAGGCCGACGCGCCAACGTtcaccccttccttccaatcATTCTCTCCGGTTGCCTCAACATCAGGTCTTTCAGTCTCTCCCAATACCACCATGCCGACACTCACCCAGTTGCATCCTCGCTCTCAGTCTCAAAGTAACGGGGCCCATCATCGCAGAAATTCTGCAAGCTCCATGTCAAGCGTGAACTTTGCCCCTCCCTTCAATCCATCTCCTATCCAGGCCTTTGGgaaccctcttcctccattctACCAGACGCCATTATCAGTCCACGCCGAAGCGGACGGCGAAAGCCTTTCACCATTATCTTTTGCACAGCATGCTAGCTTCCAGtatcaacaacagcagcttCTTGCAGCTCAGCAACAGCAGTATCAGTACAttcaacttcttcaagcaCAGCTCGCCGCTAGTCAGCTTGCCCATCAACAAGCCCAGCAAGCTGCACAGCACCAGAACCAGCAGATGGGAAACTTCATTGCTCCCCGTTTCCAAGCGCTTGCAGCTCAAAGAGCTGCCtctcagcaacagcaacaagccGCTCAGCTTGCGCAGGCCCAACAAGTATTCGAGCTTCAACAAGCTCAGCTGCTTCTACAACAAGAGGAAGCCACTCGGACATCCGTCCGCGCTGCAGCGGAAGCGGCTCACCCTCAGGATCAGCCTGTATTCGAAGAGGAATCCCCTGAACTCCAACCCCATACCGTTGGACCGACCGGTAGACCTCAGCTTgctccttccttcacctttgGAGCTAAATCGAAGCATGGCGCGACGGAAAGTGTGTCGGAACGAGGTTCCGGAAGAGAATCGCTGTCGCCTGCTCAAAGCAGTCGGTCGCCTATTGTGGTGAACCGAAGCGAAGGTATTGGAGGTGCCGCTGCCACTGGACTTGCAGGTCTGGCTGCTAGAGCACACAAGAGAACGGGGAGTGAAATGTCATCAGTTTTACAGCAGCAG TTTGCGATACAACAAGAGATCGAGGCCCTCCAAGCTAAGCAGAAGGCCCTCATGCAACAGGATCTGACCCAACAAGGCGACAACCCTCTTACGCAACTGAACACTGCATACGCACAGAAGCAAACGCCTTCTCAGACCCTCTCCCGCCATCGTCGTGTGCAATCAAGCTTGCCGTCAGCTTCAGTTCCTGTTGACTTTGAACGCGAACAAGACCAACCTCGTTCAATGAAGTCTGTCGGCGAAATGCCCCCTCCACCTATACCATCGGGTCACGGAAGGCGCCACAGCGTCAACATTCTCAATAAGGCTGCCGGTTCTGGTATGGGCTTCGGTTTGGCGGATGATATACCTGAGGATGTTGTGGCTCCCTCTGGACATCGTCGATCCAGCAGCCGATCGGGACTTGAAAGCGGCAGCTGGCGTCTTGGTGCATCGTCAGGCAATGCTCAGAGCAGTCAGAACCAAGTTGCTGATCTTGCTGCGGCACAGGCCCAGCTTCAGTCTCTGGCACAGTTCCGGGCAGCTGCTGGTGGGGGGCACTCCAAGATGGCTTCGTTCAGCTTCCCCAATATGTTACCAAACTTGCTTGCCGCAACAACTTTGCAGGCACCGGTTGGCCAATCTCTCtggcaacaacaacaggcATTTCAGATGCAGTTGCAGCAGACAACTCAGGGACCTCAACGCAAATCTCTCTTTGCGCCCTATCTTCCCCAAGCATCATTaccgcctcttctccaggCCGGTAAACTCGTTGTTGGCGTACTGAGAGTCAATAAGAAAAATCGATCCGACGCTTATGTCGCTACAGACGTTTTGGATGCCGATATATACATTTGTGGTTCAAAGGACAGGAACAGGGCGCTTGAAGGTGACATTGTCGCTGTTGAATTGCTCGATGTTGATGAGGTGTGGAgcacaaagaaggataaggaggagaagaagaggaagaaggaggagaatgcGACATATGACCTGAAACCTTCGACTGTGAAAAAGcttgaaaagaagaaggatgatgtggaggttgagggtCAGGGCTTGACCTTatttgacgatgaagaagtaaATGACGACACAAAGCCTACTTATGCTGGTCACGTCGTGGCTGTG GTTGAGCGAATGCCCGGCCAGTTATTCTCCGGACAGCTTGGCGTTCTCCGTCCATCCTCAGCCGCCacaaaggaaaagcaaGAGCTTGAACGTCGCGAGAGGGAGGGCGAGAAAGCcaggaaagaagagcctGAGACACGCCCAAAGATTGTCTGGTTCAAGCCAACGGATAAGCGAGTGCCATTAATTGCCATTCCCACTGAACAAGCTCCCGCCGATTTCATCGACAACCCGGACGCATACAgcaacaagctcttcgTGGCTACAATCAAGCGATGGCCCAT CACCTCACTTCATCCTTTCGGCACTCTTGTGGAAGAGCTTGGAGCCATAGGCAACTCCGAAGTTGAGACAAGTGCCTTGCTGAAGGATTGTAACTTCCCCACTGAGGAGTTCTCTGAGATGACTATGAAATGTTTGCCACCAATGCCGTGGAG CGTCCCAGAGCGAGAATACGATGTTCGAACGGATttgagggaggagagagtcTTCACAATTGACCCACCCCACTCAAAGGATTTGGACGAcgctctttccttcaagGATAATAAAGATGGAACTTTTACTGTTGGTGTCCACATCGCAGATGTATCCTTCTTTG TCAAAGCCAATGCTCAGCTTGATCGGGAAGCTCGTAAACGTGCCACCAGCGTTTACCTAGTTCAGCGCGCTGTTCCGATGTTTCCTCCTTTGTTATCCGAAGATCTCTGCAGTCTTGTTCCAGATTATGAACGACTAACGTTCTCGGCTATATTTACcgtggacgaggaaggcAATGTTCTGCAAAAGAAGTTTGCGAAAACCATTGTAAA ATCTTGCGCCAAATTGACCTATGACGATGCTCTTACTGTTGTAAAGGGTGGTGCCTTACCTCGGTCTAAGACTTCCCGTATACATTTAGCTACTGATATTGAGGGAGATATCAGGTCCTTGCAC TCCATTGCCAGCAAAATGCGGGCAAGGCGAATCGAGAATGGGGCGATGGTTGTTAGCTCATCAAAAGTGTCCTTCGAGTTTGATGCTCAAGGTCGTCCAGTCGATTGCCAGACGTATCAAAACGGCGAAGCGTCCGTTATCGTGGAAGAA TTCATGCTTCTCACAAACCAGTCGGTCGCTCGCATTATTGCAAACGCCCTTCCAGAgcaagctcttcttcgccgcCATGAGCCTCCATCGGAACGCAGGCTGGAATCATTTGTCGCGCGAGCTACCAAGCTTGGCTTCGATATGGATCCTACGAGTGCTGGCACCTTGCAAAAGTCATTTGATAAGGTGCTAGACAACGACTCTGCCCTTTGCATTGATCTTTTGAGGAAAAAGGTTATACAAAG AGCTCGATACTTTTGCGCTGGTATGCTGGATATTGCAAAATTCGCTCACTGGGGTCTGAACACTCCATTATATACTCATTTCACC TCTCCCATCCGTCGTTATGCCGACGTTCTTGTCCACCGCATGCTTGATGCCTGTTTGACAAGTC CCAATCCCAACGAAGTAAAGTTCCTTATGGACAGGGATCAAGTGGCCAAGGCAGCTCAGCAATGTAATATGAAGAAGC AGAGCGCCAAGCTGGCCGAAGAGCAATCagttcatctcttcctttgtATTCTCATTAATGATTTGACGGAGCACTACGGCCCTGTTGTCCGTGAAGCTAGGGTGACAAACGTTCTCGAGACTGCATTCGATGTAATCATT CCCGAATTCGGCGTTGAAAAAAGGGTGCACGTAGACAAGATGCCCGTGGAAACAGCTGTCTACGATGAGCATCGGGATATCCTATC GTTATACTGGACAACGAAGGATGTTATCTCACACCTTGCTGATACCACCGAGGACAAACGCTTACTGAAGATTAAGTCCCATGGAGAACAACGTGCACTTGGATCCTCTACTTCCCAGGCTACCGATGACACTGCTTTGTTCGATGGCAACAGCCCTGACGTGGTTTCAAAGCAGTATGCAAAGTCAGCCCACCCTTCGCCACTCAAATTTGAGGGGCTCCGCTCTGTAGATGGAGGTCACAAGGTTCAGGATGTCAAGGAGTTAATGAGTCTGCCAGTCATCATTACCAGTGACATGACCAAGAGCCCACCTGTTTTGGTTGTGTATGCTT GTAATCCGTACGCGACGTAA
- a CDS encoding hypothetical protein (Match to ESTs gb|CF192475.1|CF192475, gb|CF190100.1|CF190100), with product MLLLQRTTSPLPREIPPHSVLQLRSPIDHNLVTTSNFTSFGDREAIDLHSNHTSTPLFEPTTAPSAIMESSWPAQSSFSYYNQGSLQTSSRQTSSSTNEYSDRTPRRSAAQPQMPTFLPPPPPHGHQIPENGGNNLPSFSHSLYSPYHGPGGNLPPSNPHGMAHSMPSYSHISALSGTASGFQYTNHSPMGLNEPLTSHSRSQITHSYHDPPRLPGYSSSPNLHQLSPVSPTAHLLPNMQPPSASPSSSSFPSSIPRTPATLPKGVKRHSLGSEQSFDSWDDEQDMPSGKITGDRKYEKDPQPWGMPQEEYKKLNPKDKKQVRNRIGARRFRAKRKDYVNQLEAGIRLRDDEITNLQSRLESQRNEINELRLQLKLPLLPRSELSGLGLTMETHDQMERWDNNDSLSR from the exons ATGTTATTGTTACAGAGAACAACTTCACCATTGCCGAGAGAAATTCCCCCTCATTCCGTACTGCAACTCCGCTCCCCGATCGACCATAACTTGGTCACCACCAGCAATTTCACAAGCTTTGGCGATAGAGAAGCGATCGATCTCCATTCGAACCACACGTCTACGCCATTGTTTGAACCAACAACGGCTCCATCGGCGATAATGGAGTCAAGCTGG CCAGCCCAGAGTTCATTTAGTTATTACAACCAAGGTTCATTGCAAACTTCTTCTCGAcaaacatcatcatctaccAACGAATACTCTGATCGGACCCCCAGAAGATCGGCCGCTCAACCTCAGATGCCCACATTTTTACcgccccccccgccccaCGGCCATCAAATACCAGAAAATGGAGGCAACAACcttccttcattctcacaCTCATTATATTCACCTTACCATGGACCGGGGGGCAATTTGCCACCGTCAAACCCCCATGGTATGGCGCACAGCATGCCTTCTTACTCACATATTTCTGCTCTTTCGGGTACCGCATCAGGTTTCCAGTATACGAATCACTCCCCGATGGGTTTAAACGAACCCCTTACTTCCCACTCCCGGTCTCAAATAACACATTCCTACCATGATCCTCCAAGATTACCTGGCTACTCGTCTTCTCCTAATCTTCACCAACTATCGCCTGTCTCGCCTACTGCACACCTGCTTCCCAACATGCAACCTCCCTCAGCATCaccttccagctcttctttcccaagTAGCATTCCTAGGACACCGGCCACCCTTCCGAAAGGGGTAAAGCGGCATAGCTTAGGTTCAGAACAAAGTTTTGACAGTTGGGATGACGAGCAAGACATGCCATCCGGGAAGATTACTGGGGATAGAAAGTATGAAAAGGATCCCCAGCCATGGGGAATGCCTCAAGAGGAGTATAAGAAATTGAATccaaaagacaagaagcaAGTTAGGAATCG AATTGGTGCTAGACGTTTCCGAGCTAAGCGCAAAG ACTATGTCAACCAATTGGAAGCTGGTATTCGGCTTCGTGACGATGAAATCACCAACCTCCAATCTCGACTTGAGTCGCAACGAAATGAAATCAATGAATTGCGGCTGCAACTTAAGTTACCGCTTTTACCAAGGAGTGAGCTGTCTGGGCTGGGGTTGACTATGGAAACACACGACCAAATGGAGAGGTGGGATAATAATGACTCGTTGTCTAGATAG